From Spiroplasma endosymbiont of Diplazon laetatorius:
ATATCTTGTAATTGTTGTTTTAAACGATTTAAAATTGTTTCATTTTGTTCTGATTCAATTTGTTTTTCTAATCTTAATTTTTTTAATTCTTGTCTTTCTAAATCTCCAATATATTTGGGATTTAATTTATATAATTCTTTGATTTCTTTTAAAATTTCTTTTATTTTTTCATTATTTACTTTTAATACACTTTTAATAACATCTTTTGATATTAAAGGACTTTGTAAGTTAACTATGTCTATAGGTTCTTTAAAGTATGCCCCTTCATCTGAAAGAGTTTCTTTGTTAGGTCTATAAACAATAGAACCATTACTTACTCAACCATTTGCTTCTAACATTCCTGTGAATGTTTTTGTAATAACTGATTTACCACTTCCAGATTCTCCTACGATTGCAAGGATTTCTTGGTCATATAAATCTAAATCAACATTTCTAATAGCAGTTAAAAAATTACCTCTAACTTGGAATTTAACTTCCATGTCACGAACAGATATAATTCTATTTTCTTTGTTCATAATTTTTTACTTCCTATCTATGTGTTTTAGGATCTAATGAATCGGCAAATACTTTACCTACTAAGAAGAATAATAATGATATTCCCCCTACAAAGGCTACAGGGATAATTAATAAGTGTGGATACACTTCTCAATCTGATCCAGTTAGCAATTCATTTAAAATTGATCCTAATGATGCTTGATCTAATGTGTTAGTTACAAATCCAAAGTTATAGTATGCAAGTAATGCATCGATAGCTATAGCTGTTGGGATTGCAAATGTTGATGTTTGAATAACTATTGGTAAGATTTTTGGCATAATATTTTTTCTAATGATTTTTGAACTTGGTGTTCCTAAAACTCTAGATGCAATGTTGTATTCTGCATTTCTTACAAGCATAATTTGAACCCTAATAACTGCTGCTAAAGTGATTCAACTTGTAAGTGATATACCAAATATCAATACTGGAATTGATGTAGTTCCTCCAAATAAGAAGATAACCATCAATCATAATATTAATGATGGAATAAGAGTAAGAAATCTAGTAATTTCAATAAATACTAGGTCTAATTTTGAGAAAAACCCTCAAATTGATCCTAATAAAATTCCTAATAAAATTTGAATTGAAGCAACAAAGAATGTAAATATCAATGTTGTTCTTGTTCCAATTCACATTTTAGTTCATAAATCTTCACCAAATTTACCTAATCCAAATATATGTTGTCAACTTGGTGCTTCAAAGTCTATACCAGGTCTGTCAATTGGTACTGGTTCTTTTCCAATTCCAATTGAACATGCCATAATGATTATTGCTATTAATAATGATAATGAAATAATGAATGTTTTTGATTTACCAACTCTAGTAAATACTGATTTTCAGTAACTATATGGTTTATTTGTAATTCTTTCTGATTCTTCGTGCTTTGCACCAACTACTTTGAAGAGTGAACCATCTATAGAATTCATTTCTTCTTTTGTATATTGTTTTTGTTCCATAAATAATTCCCTTCTATTTTGTTAGTTTTATTCTTGGGTCTAATGTTGCAAGTAGTAAGTCCCCAATTAAACTTGAGAATACTCCAGCTGAAGCTGATACGAAAATATATCCTAAAACAACGAATGTATCTTTGTTAGAAACCCCGTTAAGAATAAATTTACTCATACCATCAATTGATCAATGTCTTTCAACTAAGATACTTGATCCAAATAATGTTAATACAAATATTTCTGGTAATGTTTTAACTAATCTAACCCCAGCATTTCTAAAGATGTGAACGTAGAATACGTATTTTTCACTTAATCCTTTTGATAATGCAAATTTTGCATAATCTGCAGTCATTTCGTCAAGAACAAACCTTCTTGTATTAACGATAATCATTGGCATAACCAACAACATTACCCCTATTACTGGTCAAATTTTTGTACCAAAGTTAGAGTTATCAAATGACCCTTGTGCTCCAAATACATAAATTGACATTTTGTATAGCAGAGAAATAATAACCAACGCTGGTATTGCACTAATAATTAAACTAGTACCGTTTATTGCATTGTCAGCTGATTTCTCCTTGTTTTTAGCAGCAAGAATACCTAAAGGTACTCCTACAAGATAAGAAAGAGTTACTCCAATTGCTCCTATTTTAAATGAGATAGGAATTGATTTAGCAAAAGCGTCTTGAACTAATGTTCCTGGCGCTCCACCACTAGCCTTATTCATAAACACTCCTAAGTAAAATCACATAGTTACTACTTCTCCAGAAATAGCTCCTGAGTTTGAAATTTTAGGATCTAATATAATATGTTTAGGTATAAATGGTGTTATATTTCTTAAATAAATAAACATTTGTTGAATCATTGGTCCATAAACTCCAAACATTTTCATTCTATTTTCCAATAGATTGTAATATTCTTCAGAACCATAAATAATTCCATGTTTTGCTAAATCTATATCTGCTAAATATGCACCATCTGTAGTTACAACTCTTAACATTACAAACACTATTGCTATTGCAATATAAAGTGTTATAAATGCATATAAAATTCTTTTCAGAGAATAAGATAATAAAGGGTTTTTTTGCATAAATTCATTAAAGTTTTGCTGAGTTTTATTAAAACCACTTTTTAAATTCTCTATATGGCTTGTTTTAGTTTGTTTGATTTCTTCTTTAAGACTGATTTCATCAAACAACTCAAGGAGCGAATCTTCACTCTTTTCTGAGCCATTAACTTTTGTTTCCATAAGTTTAAGTTATCCTTTCTAGTTTATTTTTGATCTTTAAAACCTATATAATATCTATAAAGGTGATTTAAATGAAAGATAAAAATAAAACAAGTAATTTTCAAAAATTAAAAGATTTACGTGAGCAAGAAAAACAAGCCCACAAACAACAAGTACAAGATAAAGTGAGTGAGGTTTCAAGAGATCCAATTGGTTCACAAACCAGATATATTGAATCTAAGAAACTAAGGTGATACGACTATCTAATTGCGCTAGGAATAAGTGCTGGTGTTATTGGAATCAGTTTTATTTTAGGAATCTTTGCATTTAAAGATTTCTCTAAAACTGAATGAATAACTACAGCAAGTGCTTTGATTGCTCTGTTAACTTGATTAATCATTGGATATATCAAGAACAGACAAGTTGCAAAGTTCTATAATGACACAAGAAGAAGGTATCAAACCACTCTATCAGAAGAGGAAGGCTTTTTAAGAAGAATTTCTAAAATAGCCTTATTAATCTGCTTGGTATTGACAATAACTTCAATTATTATTTGAGTTACACCCTAGAGGTGTAATTTTTTTTTAACTTAATAAAAAAAGAATGATAGATTTATAAAAAGCTTAGGTACATTGTTATCCTAACTGTTTATAAAATAAATCATTCTTTTAAATATTAAATACTACAAATAAAATTGAATTTTATTGAAAATATCATTTAAAACTTTTGTTTAATTTATAAACAATTACGATCATTGCGCCATGTGTTGTGCTGCGCAGTACATAGCCATTTTATTGTCTAAATTCGCATTGTCTTTAAAAAACATATTTTTAAATGACAATGTAGAAAACGCAAAAAAGGCAGCCGGTTTATTGAATTTTTTAATGGTCAATAGTGCTTTCATTTTTTGGTCTCCTTCATCGCCTAATAAGATACTAGCAAAAGGAAGTTATAATTTCAATAAAAAACCAGATTAAATACAAAAAAATAGGCATCTAGTTGCCTATTCAGAAGTAATATACGCCTGTGTCTATTTTTTTGTAATCTCCTTCAAGTGCATACATAACACCCGTTAAGAAATCTATTAATCTTTTCTTCTCTTCTCGTTCAATTTCAGTTAATTTAACTGTAACATTTTTGAACCTTAGTAAACAATCAGCAATTTGCTTTGTGTCATCATAACTGTGAGGTAAAAAGTGAGTTACATGTTCCTCATTAAATTCAGTTATAACAGCAGAAGCTGTATTGTAATCTTCTTGTTTATTTTCAAGAGTTTCTTGTTTTTCAACAATATTTTCTTGTTTTTTGTTAAATAATCCCATTAATTATCATTTCTTTCTTAAGAAAGTTGGGAAATCTCCATCTCCATCTTCAGCAGTATCTTCAATTTTTTGAGCTACTTGTGGTTGTTGACCAGCAACGTTAGCTTGTTTTCATTGACCCATTCTGTCTTGAACATGTTTGTTTTCTTCTTCAGTTTGTTTTACATATTCTGGTCTTTTATCTTGGTTAGCCATAAATGAAGTTCTTTGTTCATAAGCAGTTTCAACTTGTCTTTCTTCTTCAAATGAAGGTTGAGATTGTTGTTGAGGAGCTGAATATTGTTCAACTACTGGTGTTGATTGTTGATTGTTTAAAGTTGGTGCAACATATTCATCATCAAATCCAGTTGCAATAACAGTAACAATTAAATCATCATCCAAGTGTTCATTGATCGCAATACCAAAGATAATGTTTACATCTTCTCCACTTGCTTGTTGTACAATATCAACTGCATCATATGCATCGTTAAGTGAAACTGTTTTTCCACCAGTAACGTTAATAATTGCATCTTTTGCTCCACGAATTGAAGTTTCTAATAATGAAGAAGTAATAGCTTTGTTTGCAGCTTCAATTGCTTTATCTTCTCCAGAACCAATTCCGATTCCAAATAAAGCATTTCCTTTACCTTTCATTACAGTTCTAACGTCAGCAAAGTCCAAGTTAATTACAGCAGGAACTGCAATTAGGTCAGTAATTGTTTGAACCCCTTGTTTTAAGATGTTATCAGCTTCTCTGAATGAATCTTGAACTGGAATTCCTCCAATAATTTCTAATAATCTATCGTTTGAAATAATAATAATTGAATCAACATATTTTCTTAATTCATTTAACCCTTGAACAGCATAAGAATTTCTTAATCTTCCTTCAAATCTAAATGGTTTTGTAACAATAGCAATAACCAATGCTCCTGTTTCCATAGCGATTCTAGCAATTTCAGGAGCAGCACCTGTTCCTGTTCCTCCACCCATTCCGGCAGCAACAAAGATTAAGTCTGATCCTTTTAATACGTTTTTAATTTCTTCTTCTGATTCAATAGCAGCTTGTTTACCGATTTCTGGGTTTGCCCCTGCTCCTAAACCTTTTGATAATTCTTCACCTAAAACAATTTTAGTTGGTGCAGCACTTGCAGCTAAAACTTGAGCATCAGTGTTTGCAACTATAAAGTCAACTCCTTGAACGTTGTCATCAACCATTCTGTTAACTGCGTTACAACCTCCACCACCAACACCAATAACTTTGATCTTGGCATTTTGATTTAAATCTAATTTTGTAGACATATATTTTTTCCTCACCTTATTATTTATTTATTTCTTTGCGTATTTATAATACCATTTTTTAAATAGTTTTCATTGTTTTGATAATTTTGTTGAAACATCATTTGTTGATGATTCATTTGTTGGTAATTAGCTCTTTGGTTTTGTTGTGCAAAACCTTGTTGAGCCATAAGCCTATTTTGTTGAGCCATAGGCACATTTTGTACAGCAGGTCTTCCTTGCATGATTGGTTGTTGCTGAACTTGAGGTGCAACAACCATTTTTGGATTAGGATATATAGCTGTACTTGTTTTGATTTCTTTTTGAGTTTTATTAACTGCACGTGAATGTTTAATCATTCCACATAATGAAGTGGTTCAAATCTCACTTGCTCCAGTAACTAATGAATAGTATATTTCAGAAATATTTTTGTAGTTACTTCTTAGCAATATTTTTTCAAATCCTGCTATTTCAGTTATTTTTCCTGTGTGATAAACTTTAAAGTTTTTAACATTTTGCATTTCTCTTGAAATTAATACATCAGCTTTATCTATAACAGCATTCATTTCTTCTAATAAAATATTTTTTAAATCTATTGCTCTAAGTTCATAAGTTCTTTTTTCATTAGCTAGATATTTTCTGTAAATAACAGTGTTATCTAGAGTGCTTGATGAAAAGTTCAATAATTTAAATATATATTTATCAGCAATATCAAATTTAGCTGCCATTTGAGTAGCTACATTTTCAATGATATTTTTTATACCAAAGTTAATTGTTTGTTTTTTAACAAGAGTTTCTCTTGAAAAGAAACCAATATCAATGCAATCTCAATTTCAGTTTATTAATGCAAATGTGTCTCTAAAGTTTAGCCCATCACTACATTGTTTTGCAAGTGTATATAAGTGACTTGCTACAACCAATTTTTCTATTCCTAGATTTTTAATAACTTTATCAAACGATTCAACAATATGTCTTTCAGTTGTATAAACTTTTGCATTCATAGAAACTATGTTAGCTTTTATACCGATTGGTGGTTTTGCAACACTGTGAAAGTTATTTAGTTTGAATTCATAAGGTTTTATGTTTGTTACAACTAAGTTTTCATCATAAACTACTTTTCTAGAATGTTTATATAAAGTTTTAATGTGTTCTGGTCTTATAACTTTATCTGGATTTTCAACAAATACACTTGGAGAAGCATCTTTTATTTGAAGTGATCCTGTAGGATAAACTATTGATACTCTTTCAATTTTCTCTTTGTATATTGATTCGTATTTGTTGATCATTCTTGCTAATCTATGAGAAACAATGTTTGTATCAACTATATCATTATTTTCTGTAAGTCAACTAACTTTGTTCTTTTCTCTATCTTTGAAAACAACTTTTAAACCAATGTTTTTTTTGTATTTACCTACAGCAAATTTAATATATTTCTTACTTATTTCAATAACTGCATAAGTTTCGTTTTGCATTTTATTCACCAACCTTTCTAATAGCTCAAAGTTTAGCACTATGAGCTCTCCTATTTTCTTCTAATTCTTTTTCACCTGCTATGACAGGTTTTTTTATTACAAGTTCAAAGTCTTTTTTAACTTCCATGTTAACTGGAAGTTTACTTAGGAACTTATCTTCTTTTGATGTTGTTTTAGTCTTAAAAATGTCTTTAATAATCTTTTCTTCTAAAGAGTGGAAAGTTATTACTGCAATAACTCCTCCTGGATTTAATAATTCTAATGAATTACTTAAAGATCTTTTTAAAACTTCAAGTTCATTGTTAACATATATTCTTAATGCTTGGAAAACCTTTTTTGCAGGGTGTTTTTTTTGCTTAAGAACTTTTTGAGGTAAACACTCTTTTATAATTTCAACTAATTGAAATGTAGTTTTTATCTCACTTACTTGTCTTTTTTCTACTATTTTTTTTGCAATATTTCATGAAAACTTTTCATCACCATATTGAAAGAAAATGTCAGCTAGTTGTTTTTCATCAAACGTATTAACAACTTGCTTTGCAGTTACTTTTGTATTTTGTTGATCCATTCTCATGTCTAATTCTGAATCAAAGCGATAACTAAAACCCCTATCTGCTTTGTCGAATTGTGGACTTGAAACTCCCAAATCATATAAAATACCATCTACTTTTTTAATCCCATTTAAAGAAAGTAGAACTTTGATATCTGCAAAATTACCTTCTAAAATAGTAAAATTACTTGATATATCTTCAAGTTTTTTTCTACTTATAGCAATTGCGTCTTTATCTTGATCAATTGCATATAAATGTCCCTGATCTAATTTTTTTAAAATTTCAGCACTGTGACCTGCTCGCCCAAGAGTACAGTCAACATAAATCCCGTTGTTTTTTATATTTAACAAATCAATAGATTCATTAAGCAAAACAGATGTATGTTCTTGTGCCATTAATTTACTCCGCCCAATTTCTCAGCTGCATCAACCAACTGAACTTTAGCATCTTTATCATAAGTTAGATGCTTTTCTTTGTCTCAAATTTCTATTCATTCACCAGCCCCGGTAATTTGAACAGTTTTTGAAATTCCAACCTCTTCTAATAAGTTTGCAGGAATTTTAATTCTTCCAGCATTATCAATTGATAATTCATCAGTATTTGAAAAGATTGTTCTAACAACAGTACGTGTTGAAGTAGAAAGTGCACTTTGTGACTTTAACTCGTTATATCATTCTTTGAAGTTTTCAGGAGTTCTAATTTCTAGACAGTTCCCATCAATACTTCTTGTTACATAAACAAGTTCGCCCAACTTATTACGTAGCTTTGAAGGTATTGTAAGTCTAGATTTATCATCCAAATTATGTTCAAATTTTCCGAATAACATGCAAAGTCACCCACTTTCTCCCACACATAAACAATTATATACCACTTTAATACATATTCAAGTTTTTTTTAAACTTTTTGTCCCACTTTTAAACAAAAAAAGTGCCTATTTAGGCTCTTTTTTAGTGAATTATTTTTCTTTCTAAAGAATTTATAATTTTATTAACTTTGATTTTTAAATTTCTTTCATTTTCCATAACCTCTTCAATTGAGGGACAGTTCTTTAACAATAATGGCCTTATAAAGTATTTATTTAAGTAAATTTTGTAATATAAGTAAAAACTTCTTAATAAACTAACAGATGTTACTGGATCTGCTTTTTCTACTATGTCATAGAAGGTTTTTTCATCTACTTCATGACCAAATACGTTAAAACCATTCTCATTTAATGAGTTAAGAGCTGATAAAGGAATAATTTTTTGAGAAATTTCTTTTATATTGTTAATCATTTTTTAGTTCCTCCAGAATAATTAATCGACAAATGTTTGAAAAAATACAAAAAAAAAGCACTTTTTTAAGTGCTCTTATTTATTAATTAATCAACTTTTTTAACTTCTTTATTTTTGTAGTAACCACATTCACGACAAACTCTATGTGGTTTGATCATACTTCCACAGTTTGGACATGAAATAATTGCTGAGCTTACTAAAGCCAAGTGACTTCTTCTTTTGTTTTTAGCAGCTTTACTGGTCTTTCTAAATGGTACAGCCATGTTGACACCTCCGTTGTTTTATTCTTCAAAATTAAAATCTTTTAATTTATCTCATCTTGAATCTATTTGATTTTCTTGTTCTTGTTGGTATTCATCTTCAGACATAAGTATGTAATCTTTACCGACAAATGAAATTTTATCATAATTATTAGTCAAATTCATAGGAATATTTAAAACTATTTGCTCTATTGCATAGTCTAAAACGTTGAATTTGTCTCCCAAAACGATGTTATGTTGATCATCGTTTACATCTTCAAAGTAATATTCTTCATTTCACTCATAACTTTGATCTTTTAATTGTATTTCTTTACCATCTCTTGCATCAATTGCAGAAATTGATGCAGTAATAGTAGCGCTTACAATAACTGATTTCATTATTTCTTGGTAATTTAAAATACCTTTAACATGTACTTTATCAATAGATTTAATTAAGTCGTGATTTATATTAAAATCAGAGCTTATTTCAAAATCATTGTCTAAATTAATGATTTTCTTTAATTCTATTTCTTTTTTAAGCATTATCTCACCTCTATTTTTAGTTTAGATAAGTTACTTAATACTTTATCTCATTCATTTTGAACTTCTTGATCAGTTAGTTGGTTTTCAACACTGTTGAATTCAAATGAAACAGAAACTGATTTAGAATTTGTTTCTTTTAGTTTCTCGTCTTGATAAATATCAATTAATTCTACTTTTGTTAAATGATTTACACCTTCAACAACAGTTTTAATTACTTGTGAGTATTTATCTGTTGAGTTTAAAATAAATGATACATCTCTTGTTGTTTTTTGGAATTTAGAAATATCTTGAGCTCTAATCACTGAATTTTTAGTGTTTTGAACTTCAGTTATATTTAATTCTAAAACAAATGTTGAATCTAACTTTTGAGATTGTTCAAATTTAGGGTTTAATTTATAAATAAATCCTAATGTTTTTCCCTCGAAAGTAATTTTTGCATTAATAAATGGATGAATTTCATTTGGTGCTTTTTCATTTACATCGAATGAAACATCATTTAAATCAATATTGTATGTTTGTAATATTGAATCACAAATACCTTTTAAATAAGCATAACTTGATTTAATTGATATGTCATAACCTTTTTGATTCATAACATCTCCTGAAATTAATACAGATAAATGTCTTTGTCTTAAGTTATCCATGTTGTAGATATCTGCAAATTCATATAATTTAACATTTTTATTACCTTTTGAGTAGTTAAATGCTGCCGTTTCAATAATTGATCTTGATAAACTTAATCTAAAAGTTTCTCTCAATTTACTTAATGGACTCATTAAGTTTATTGGGTTATTAATATTGAATAAGTTTCAGTTATCAACTGTTTCGCTTGAAAGTAATGAATAAGTTTTAATATTTGTAAATCCAAGACCTAATAAATAGTTTTCGTTTTGTTTTTGTAAACGTAAATCTAATTTTTTAGATTTGTTATCTGAAAGAATTTTTGGCGGAATTGATTTAACATTGTCATAACCATAAATTCTTGTAACTTCTTCTACAATATCAGCACTATGTGCTATATCAGTTCTAAATTCATCAACTTTAAATAATAATTCATCACCATTTTCAACTATTTCAAAATCTAATGCTTTGAATAAGTTAATTATTTCTTTAGCTGTTAAATTTACTCCCATTAATTTATGGATGTAATCTAATTTAACACTAACTTGTGCTTGTTGTTCGCTTGATTCTTTAGCTATTTCAAGTTCACTGTTTGATTCATAAATATTATATTGATCCAATCAGTACATAACTCTATTTTGAGCTATTGTGTATAGTTTTGAACTTACAGGTTTCATATATCTTTGTAAGTCAACTGTTGAAGTATTAAATTCTTTTTGTTGTTTTCTCATAAAGATTGGGTCTAATGAAAGATATACAACCAATATTTCTTTTGAATCAACTGTTGGTAAGAATTCTTCATTTACTTCAACTCCAAGAGTAGAAATAACATTACCATCACTTGTCAATTGTAAATTAACACTGTGGTCAGCATTTTTATTGTTTTTAATTTCTAATTGAGATTTTAATTTACTTGGATCTAAGAACAATACTGGTTGTCCTGTTTCAATAGCTATAGCATTTGCTAAATCTAATCAGAAGTTGTGAGTTGTTTTAGCATCATTGAATTTTAATCAAACATCTTGATTTGAATAAATTTTGTATTCTTTTTCACCAATACTCATAACTTCTTTAATGCCAACCATTTGCATAGCTGCACTTCTAACAACTTTTTCAACTTCTTTATCAATTTTAATTGATACAGGTGAAGTTAAAGAATTTGTCTTAAAAGTATAGTTTTTTGTCATGTCATTTATATCTTTATCAAAGTAATTAGCTAATTCCTTAGCTAATTGCATTGCTCCCAATGCATCACTTCTGTTTAAAGTTAAATCAACTTCTCAAACAGCATCTAAGAAACCAATTTCTTCTAAAGCTGTTTCGTTTCCTATCATTGAATAAGTATCTTCTTTTGTAACTATTGGATAAATTCAATCTTTTTCTTTATCTGATAAAGCTTTTGGATTTAATCCAAGTTCAGTTAATGCACAAAGCATTCCTTCTGACATTTTTCCTTTGATTTCTCTGTTTTCTAACTTTAATCCGTTAGATATTTTTTTACCTGCTTCTGCAAGAATTACATATTGTCCTTCTTGTACGTTGCTAGCTCCACAAACAATTGGAGAAACTAAGTCTTCACCTTTATCCACAAAACAAAAACTTAAGTGAGTTCCTTCCATTGGAGTTACATTACCAACATGAGCAATTTTAAGTTTGTCATTTAAAGATGAATAATCTTTAAATGAGTCAACTTCAAAACCAAGTGAGTTTAATGCAACAGTAATTTGTTCATTTTTAACACCAGTTAAATCTATTAACTTTTCTAATCATTTTCTTGTTAAATACATATTAATCTCACTTTCTAATCTCCAAAGAATTTAAATTGATCTAAGAATCTAATGTCGTTTTCATACATATCTCTTATGTTTTTTAGACCATATTTTAACATTGCAAGTCTTTCAATACCAACTCCAAATGCTAAACCAGTTACTTTTTCAGGATCTAAACCATTAGCTTCAATAACTTCTGGAGCTAACATACCTGATCCTAAAATTTCGATAAATCCAGTATATTTACATATTGGACAACCTTCTCCACTACAGTTTATACATCTAACATCAACTTCTGCTGAAGGTTCAGTAAATGGAAAGAAACTAGGTCTCATTCTAATTACTGTGTCTTCTGAGAATAAACGTTTACACATATATTCTAAAACTCATTTTAAGTTAGCAAAACTAACTTTTTCTCCAATAGCAAATACGTCCATTTGCATAAATTGGTGTGAGTGAGTTGCATCATCATCATCACGTCTATAAACGTTACCATAACTTACAGCTGCCATATTAATATTTCCAGTTTTTGCAGCTTCTGTTAACATTCTTGCTGTCATGTTTGTTGCATGAGTTCTTAAAACTGTGTGCTCATCTATATATAATGTATCTTGCATATCTCTTGCAGGGTGTCCTATTGGCATATTAAGTTTTTGGAAACAATATTCATCTGTTTCAAACTCAGTTCCGTCAACCATTTCATAACCTAATTCAGTAAAAATAGATGAAACTTCATCAATTACAAGGTTTAGAGGGTGTTTAGTACCCATTTTTAAGTTAACTCCAGATAATGTTAAATCTATTTTCTCTGCTTCTAATACTTTTTTTAATTCTTCGTTTTCAAATTTATCACTTAAAGCATTTAATTTACCAAAGATAACTTCTTTGATTTCATTAGCTTTTTGACCAGCTTCTTTTCTTTCTTCAGGAGAAGCTGTTTTTAAGTTTTTAAGAATTTCAGTTAATGGAGAATCTTTTCCAGCAAACTCTTTTTTTA
This genomic window contains:
- the pheT gene encoding phenylalanine--tRNA ligase subunit beta, which codes for MYLTRKWLEKLIDLTGVKNEQITVALNSLGFEVDSFKDYSSLNDKLKIAHVGNVTPMEGTHLSFCFVDKGEDLVSPIVCGASNVQEGQYVILAEAGKKISNGLKLENREIKGKMSEGMLCALTELGLNPKALSDKEKDWIYPIVTKEDTYSMIGNETALEEIGFLDAVWEVDLTLNRSDALGAMQLAKELANYFDKDINDMTKNYTFKTNSLTSPVSIKIDKEVEKVVRSAAMQMVGIKEVMSIGEKEYKIYSNQDVWLKFNDAKTTHNFWLDLANAIAIETGQPVLFLDPSKLKSQLEIKNNKNADHSVNLQLTSDGNVISTLGVEVNEEFLPTVDSKEILVVYLSLDPIFMRKQQKEFNTSTVDLQRYMKPVSSKLYTIAQNRVMYWLDQYNIYESNSELEIAKESSEQQAQVSVKLDYIHKLMGVNLTAKEIINLFKALDFEIVENGDELLFKVDEFRTDIAHSADIVEEVTRIYGYDNVKSIPPKILSDNKSKKLDLRLQKQNENYLLGLGFTNIKTYSLLSSETVDNWNLFNINNPINLMSPLSKLRETFRLSLSRSIIETAAFNYSKGNKNVKLYEFADIYNMDNLRQRHLSVLISGDVMNQKGYDISIKSSYAYLKGICDSILQTYNIDLNDVSFDVNEKAPNEIHPFINAKITFEGKTLGFIYKLNPKFEQSQKLDSTFVLELNITEVQNTKNSVIRAQDISKFQKTTRDVSFILNSTDKYSQVIKTVVEGVNHLTKVELIDIYQDEKLKETNSKSVSVSFEFNSVENQLTDQEVQNEWDKVLSNLSKLKIEVR
- the pheS gene encoding phenylalanine--tRNA ligase subunit alpha, giving the protein MLKKINDILDGFNKRFETIKTKEELEMLKKEFAGKDSPLTEILKNLKTASPEERKEAGQKANEIKEVIFGKLNALSDKFENEELKKVLEAEKIDLTLSGVNLKMGTKHPLNLVIDEVSSIFTELGYEMVDGTEFETDEYCFQKLNMPIGHPARDMQDTLYIDEHTVLRTHATNMTARMLTEAAKTGNINMAAVSYGNVYRRDDDDATHSHQFMQMDVFAIGEKVSFANLKWVLEYMCKRLFSEDTVIRMRPSFFPFTEPSAEVDVRCINCSGEGCPICKYTGFIEILGSGMLAPEVIEANGLDPEKVTGLAFGVGIERLAMLKYGLKNIRDMYENDIRFLDQFKFFGD